In Solanum pennellii chromosome 3, SPENNV200, a single window of DNA contains:
- the LOC107012761 gene encoding putative pentatricopeptide repeat-containing protein At5g52630, whose translation MDSTDPRCVHARAITTGAAKANRAVLNNLITLYSKSDLRSDAARLFRSIPSPNVVSWTALTSAFSNSPLSFHHFISMLRHPSRILPNSHTLTSLLKTCATLPSLSFGAQLHSVAVKLGFSSELFTASALVSLYFKTGLSNNAKKVFDEMSVRDEVCFSSVIVGFAQNYKPIDALSCFIEMRRSGMASTMVSVSGALRAGSDMAMLEQCRIIHGHAMVTGLNLNVIVGSALIDGYGKCGLVGNARGVFDELEMELNIVGWNAMMAGHAQQGEHGNVIELFTLMEERGMVPDEYSFLATLTAFYNAGLVEETEIWFKRMTEEYNLEPCLEHYTCLVGALGKAGRLEEAERIALTMPFKPDAALWRVLLSKCAYHVNMDIAWRMSDRLLEINPMDDSAYVILANAYASAGRWDEVREVWKRMKDKKVRKEGGKSWIEVLGEVHVFLAGDRRHERTDEIYAKLTELMEEIEKLGYVPVWTEMLHEVEEKEKKKSLWHHSEKLALAFGLLNGTAPPGKALRIVKNLRICRDCHEAFKYISRLVEREIIVRDVNRYHKFLNGSCNCGDQW comes from the coding sequence ATGGATTCAACAGACCCACGGTGCGTACATGCGAGAGCCATCACAACAGGCGCCGCAAAAGCTAACCGTGCAGTGCTAAACAACCTCATCACTCTCTACTCCAAATCCGATCTCCGGTCAGACGCCGCCCGTCTTTTCCGGTCAATTCCATCACCCAATGTCGTTTCATGGACAGCCCTCACATCAGCATTCTCCAACTCACCGCTttcttttcatcatttcatttccATGCTCCGTCACCCTTCAAGAATCTTACCCAATAGCCATACTTTAACGTCCCTTCTCAAAACATGCGCCACTCTTCCTTCACTCAGCTTCGGGGCACAACTTCATTCCGTTGCTGTCAAATTGGGTTTCTCTTCAGAGCTGTTTACGGCGTCAGCTCTTGTGTCATTGTATTTTAAAACTGGGTTGTCGAATAATGCGAAGAAGGTGTTTGATGAAATGTCTGTCAGAGACGAGGTTTGTTTCTCGTCGGTTATTGTTGGATTTGCTCAGAATTATAAGCCTATTGATGCTTTGTCGTGTTTTATTGAAATGAGGAGGAGTGGTATGGCATCTACTATGGTTAGTGTTTCTGGGGCTTTGCGGGCGGGTTCTGACATGGCTATGCTTGAACAATGTAGGATTATTCATGGGCATGCGATGGTAACAGGGCTTAATTTGAATGTCATTGTAGGCAGTGCATTGATTGATGGGTATGGGAAATGTGGGCTTGTAGGGAACGCTCGTGGAGTGTTTGATGAGCTAGAAATGGAACTTAATATTGTCGGGTGGAATGCCATGATGGCAGGGCATGCTCAACAAGGGGAACATGGAAATGTCATAGAGCTTTTTACTTTAATGGAAGAACGGGGAATGGTACCGGATGAGTACAGTTTCTTAGCTACTTTGACTGCATTTTACAATGCAGGTTTAGTTGAAGAGACTGAGATATGGTTCAAGAGGATGACTGAAGAGTATAATTTGGAGCCGTGTCTTGAGCACTATACGTGTTTGGTGGGTGCATTGGGAAAAGCAGGACGTCTGGAGGAGGCAGAGCGAATTGCTTTAACCATGCCTTTTAAGCCAGATGCAGCTTTATGGCGAGTATTATTGTCTAAATGTGCATATCACGTGAATATGGATATTGCGTGGAGGATGAGTGATAGGTTGTTGGAGATTAACCCAATGGATGATTCAGCTTATGTAATTTTGGCTAATGCTTATGCAAGTGCAGGTAGGTGGGATGAGGTGAGGGAGGTGTGGAAGAGAATGAAGGATAAGAAAGTGAGGAAGGAAGGTGGGAAGAGTTGGATTGAAGTGCTGGGAGAGGTTCATGTGTTTTTAGCTGGTGATAGGAGGCATGAGAGAACCGATGAGATTTATGCCAAGTTAACAGAGTTAATGGAGGAGATTGAGAAACTGGGCTATGTGCCCGTATGGACTGAAATGTTGCATGAAGTagaagagaaggagaagaagaaatcaCTTTGGCATCACAGTGAGAAGCTGGCATTGGCATTTGGATTGTTGAATGGAACAGCACCACCTGGTAAAGCTTTGCGGATTGTGAAGAATTTGAGAATTTGCAGGGATTGTCATGAGGCATTTAAGTATATTAGTAGACTTGTTGAGAGGGAGATTATAGTGCGGGATGTAAATAGATACCATAAGTTCCTGAATGGAAGCTGCAATTGTGGAGATCAATGGTAA